In one window of Halomarina pelagica DNA:
- a CDS encoding Gfo/Idh/MocA family protein, whose translation MTLRIGMLGYRFMGKAHSNALARLPMFFPDAPETERAVLIGRDEEALSAAADRLGFADTATDWEQAVEEVDVLYNLGPNYLHPEPSIAALSKGVHVLCEKPLAPTLEGAEAMAAAARDDGVVAGCAFNYRYVPAIRYARRLIEAGDLGEIRHVRGRYLQDWLVDPDAPWSWRNDEELAGSGALGDLGAHSIDLARFLVGDRVGEVERVSGHLRTFVEERPVEGEDESRPVTVDDAYSAQVAYESGAMGTFEATRAGTGHKNDHAIEVEGTDGAIRFSLERLNELEVLRGDDRGFETVLVTDADDPYVEHWWPPGHVIGWEHTFVHENYEFLRAAAGETEFHANFEDALAVQRVLDAVERSDEAGEWVDVERP comes from the coding sequence ATGACGCTCCGAATCGGAATGCTGGGGTACCGCTTCATGGGGAAGGCGCACAGTAACGCGCTGGCGCGTCTGCCGATGTTCTTCCCGGACGCGCCGGAGACCGAGCGCGCGGTGCTGATCGGGCGCGACGAGGAGGCCCTGTCCGCGGCCGCGGATCGCCTCGGGTTCGCGGACACGGCGACCGACTGGGAGCAGGCGGTAGAGGAGGTGGACGTGCTCTACAACCTCGGGCCGAACTACCTGCACCCGGAGCCGTCGATCGCGGCGCTGTCGAAGGGCGTCCACGTCCTCTGTGAGAAGCCGCTCGCGCCGACGCTCGAGGGGGCGGAGGCGATGGCCGCCGCCGCGCGCGACGACGGCGTCGTCGCCGGCTGCGCGTTCAACTACCGCTACGTCCCCGCGATTCGCTACGCCCGGCGGCTGATCGAGGCGGGCGACCTGGGCGAGATCCGCCACGTCCGCGGGCGCTACCTCCAGGACTGGCTGGTCGACCCGGACGCGCCGTGGTCGTGGCGCAACGACGAGGAACTCGCGGGTAGCGGGGCGCTCGGCGACCTCGGGGCGCACTCGATCGACCTCGCGCGCTTCCTCGTCGGCGACCGCGTCGGGGAGGTCGAGCGCGTCAGCGGCCACCTGCGGACGTTCGTGGAGGAGCGCCCCGTCGAGGGCGAAGACGAGAGCAGGCCGGTCACCGTCGACGACGCCTACTCCGCGCAGGTCGCCTACGAGTCCGGCGCGATGGGCACCTTCGAGGCGACCCGCGCCGGGACGGGCCACAAGAACGACCACGCGATCGAGGTCGAGGGCACCGACGGCGCGATCCGCTTCTCGCTCGAACGGCTGAACGAACTCGAGGTGCTCCGGGGCGACGACCGGGGCTTCGAGACCGTGCTCGTCACCGACGCGGACGACCCGTACGTCGAGCACTGGTGGCCGCCGGGGCACGTCATCGGGTGGGAGCACACCTTCGTCCACGAGAACTACGAGTTCCTCCGCGCGGCCGCCGGCGAGACGGAGTTCCACGCGAACTTCGAGGACGCCCTGGCGGTCCAGCGCGTCCTCGACGCCGTCGAGCGCAGCGACGAGGCCGGCGAGTGGGTCGACGTCGAGCGACCATGA
- a CDS encoding peroxiredoxin family protein, whose protein sequence is MSLEGEQAPEFTLESTAGGEVSLSSTLESGPTVVLVNRGHWCSFCAEQLQTFSEVSYDLWFNEGVDVLPVVTSPAPKLVEMRDRFDLDVQLLADPDGEVADAYSGTEETSHGVTGIAGTYVIDADGVVRYEQVADHPADRTYGNWVRYFVRNDFEDPFGE, encoded by the coding sequence ATGTCACTCGAAGGAGAGCAGGCACCGGAGTTCACCCTGGAGAGCACCGCCGGCGGCGAGGTATCGCTCTCTTCCACGCTCGAGTCGGGTCCGACGGTCGTCCTCGTCAACCGCGGCCACTGGTGTAGCTTCTGCGCCGAACAGCTCCAGACGTTCAGCGAGGTGTCCTACGACCTGTGGTTCAACGAGGGCGTGGACGTTCTGCCGGTGGTGACGAGCCCGGCCCCGAAGCTGGTCGAGATGCGCGACCGCTTCGACCTCGACGTCCAGTTGCTCGCGGACCCCGACGGCGAGGTCGCCGACGCGTACAGCGGCACCGAGGAGACGAGCCACGGCGTGACGGGTATCGCCGGGACGTACGTGATCGACGCGGACGGCGTGGTGCGCTACGAACAGGTCGCGGACCACCCCGCCGACCGCACCTACGGCAACTGGGTGCGCTACTTCGTCCGCAACGACTTCGAGGACCCGTTCGGGGAGTGA
- a CDS encoding carbohydrate ABC transporter permease, translated as MASETNDAGPFTRWVQGSIKDPQKTYRAMFYVAMVFFLVTTLFPFYWLLVVALTPESMLFDIGLTPNGFNPEAFVTVFQRVPFHVYMFNSFVIAISTTIMVLALASIAGYVFGRLEFRGRGALMLAVLVISYFPPATFLLPLFRLFTGNIEILGVNSPMLFNTPFAIMLPTGALYMPLSIFILTTFYSQIPDGLEDAARVEGSTRLGALFRVIIPLSAPGVATAGVLTFIYVYNEFFFSFLMTNGQAGNWAPLVWGILSYQTQYTASYNLMAAASIIGVLPVAILVVVAQEKIVSGLTAGALKE; from the coding sequence ATGGCGAGCGAGACGAACGACGCCGGTCCGTTCACCCGGTGGGTGCAGGGTTCGATTAAGGACCCCCAGAAGACCTATCGAGCGATGTTCTACGTCGCGATGGTCTTCTTCCTGGTCACGACGCTCTTTCCGTTCTACTGGCTGCTCGTCGTGGCGCTGACGCCGGAGAGCATGCTGTTCGACATCGGGCTCACCCCGAACGGGTTCAACCCCGAGGCGTTCGTGACGGTGTTCCAGCGGGTGCCGTTCCACGTCTACATGTTCAACAGCTTCGTGATCGCCATCTCGACGACGATCATGGTGCTGGCGCTCGCCAGCATCGCGGGGTACGTCTTCGGACGGCTCGAGTTCCGCGGCCGCGGCGCGCTGATGCTCGCCGTCCTCGTGATCTCGTACTTCCCGCCGGCGACGTTCCTGCTGCCGCTGTTCCGCCTGTTCACCGGGAACATCGAGATCCTCGGGGTGAACAGCCCGATGCTGTTCAACACCCCCTTCGCGATCATGCTCCCGACCGGGGCGCTCTACATGCCACTCTCGATCTTCATCCTGACGACGTTCTACAGTCAGATCCCCGACGGGCTGGAGGACGCCGCCCGCGTCGAGGGATCGACTCGGCTCGGCGCGCTGTTCCGCGTCATCATCCCGCTGTCGGCACCGGGCGTGGCGACGGCCGGCGTGTTGACGTTCATCTACGTCTACAACGAGTTCTTCTTCTCGTTCCTGATGACGAACGGACAGGCCGGGAACTGGGCACCGCTCGTCTGGGGGATCCTGAGCTACCAGACGCAGTACACCGCGTCGTACAACCTGATGGCGGCGGCGAGCATCATCGGCGTGCTGCCGGTCGCCATCCTCGTCGTCGTCGCACAGGAGAAGATCGTCAGCGGCCTCACGGCCGGGGCACTCAAGGAGTGA
- the thiM gene encoding hydroxyethylthiazole kinase, translating into MSDRPPTPALADSLAALAAARPLVQSITNAVTVNDVANVTLHWGGLPVMADDEREVAEMVAAADALLLNAGDVSERGERTMLTAGRAANERGVPVVLDPVGVGATPTRTAVATRLAADLDLAVVKGNYGEVSALAGAESAVRGVESVGEYADIAATARACAAETDAVVVASGETDVVATGDDAYAVDGGHPMMGRVVGTGCMLGVTLAAFRGAVDDSVRAAIEGVLAYGLAGERAAESEYGGPASYKVAFLDAVAGLAAEPGSIDDASLAGRIERA; encoded by the coding sequence GTGAGCGACCGTCCCCCGACGCCGGCGCTCGCGGACTCGCTCGCCGCGCTCGCGGCCGCCCGGCCGCTCGTCCAGTCGATCACGAACGCCGTGACGGTCAACGACGTGGCGAACGTCACGCTCCACTGGGGCGGTCTGCCCGTGATGGCCGACGACGAGCGGGAGGTCGCGGAGATGGTCGCCGCGGCGGACGCGCTCCTGTTGAACGCGGGCGACGTGAGCGAGCGCGGCGAGCGGACGATGCTGACGGCGGGTCGGGCGGCCAACGAGCGCGGCGTCCCGGTCGTCCTCGACCCCGTCGGCGTGGGGGCGACGCCGACGCGGACGGCGGTCGCGACGCGACTCGCCGCCGACCTCGACCTCGCGGTCGTGAAGGGAAACTACGGCGAGGTCAGCGCGCTCGCGGGTGCCGAGTCGGCGGTGCGCGGTGTCGAGTCGGTCGGCGAGTACGCCGACATCGCGGCCACCGCGCGAGCCTGCGCCGCCGAGACGGACGCCGTGGTCGTCGCCTCCGGGGAGACCGACGTGGTGGCGACCGGCGACGACGCCTACGCCGTCGACGGCGGCCACCCCATGATGGGCCGGGTCGTCGGCACCGGGTGCATGCTCGGGGTCACGCTCGCGGCCTTTCGCGGGGCCGTCGACGATTCAGTGCGGGCCGCCATCGAGGGCGTCCTCGCCTACGGGCTGGCGGGCGAGCGCGCCGCCGAATCCGAGTACGGCGGCCCCGCGAGCTACAAGGTCGCCTTCCTCGACGCGGTCGCCGGCCTCGCCGCGGAGCCGGGGTCGATCGACGACGCGTCGCTCGCGGGGCGGATCGAACGGGCGTGA
- the thiE gene encoding thiamine phosphate synthase: protein MNLEPDDLRVYLVTQERLSAGRTTPAVVAAALDGGATFVQLREKDRPARERYEVGLRVRELTAEAGVPFVVNDRVDLALALDADGVHLGDEDLPVSVARDLLGPEAIVGRSASSVEGARAAREAGADYLGVGAVFATGSKDVAPGDAEIGLERVRAIAEAVDLPLVGIGGVTAENAADVIAAGADGVAVISAITGADDVREATRALADAVGSGGGGP from the coding sequence ATGAATCTCGAACCCGACGACCTGCGCGTCTACCTCGTCACGCAGGAGCGCCTCTCGGCGGGGCGGACGACGCCTGCGGTGGTCGCGGCGGCGCTCGACGGCGGCGCGACGTTCGTTCAACTGCGGGAGAAGGACCGCCCGGCCAGGGAACGGTACGAGGTGGGCCTGCGCGTCCGCGAACTGACCGCGGAGGCGGGCGTCCCGTTCGTCGTCAACGACCGCGTCGACCTCGCGCTCGCGCTCGACGCCGACGGCGTCCACCTCGGGGACGAGGACCTGCCGGTGTCGGTCGCCCGGGACCTGCTCGGCCCCGAAGCGATCGTCGGCCGGTCGGCCTCCTCGGTCGAGGGTGCCCGCGCCGCCCGCGAGGCGGGGGCGGACTACCTCGGCGTCGGGGCGGTGTTCGCCACCGGCTCGAAGGACGTCGCCCCCGGGGACGCCGAGATCGGGCTCGAACGGGTCCGGGCGATCGCCGAGGCGGTGGACCTCCCGCTCGTCGGGATCGGCGGGGTGACGGCCGAGAACGCGGCGGACGTGATCGCGGCGGGCGCGGACGGCGTGGCCGTCATCAGCGCCATCACGGGCGCGGACGACGTGCGCGAGGCGACGCGGGCGCTCGCCGACGCGGTCGGGAGCGGGGGTGGCGGGCCGTGA
- a CDS encoding carbohydrate kinase family protein — translation MSPPRVLVAGETLIDLLPERSGPLDRVERFVRRPGGAPANVAVALARLDEVPWFWTRLATDPLGDFLGRTLDAEGLPERFVERDADARTTLALVTHDEAAVPTFSFYRAEGPDARFETGTVPDDALDAVDWVVFGGVVLSTDAGRRALLDLVRRARERDCTVVFDPNARPELWDEGAFERTIDEVLPLVDVVKASPDDLELAGFDAGVEPEALARAVCERGPHTTFLTLGGDGSLAIAADGAPWGPAERAHPGYAVDVVDTTGAGDAFLAGTVAALAEGRSLEEVLGFANAVAARTTTGSGAMTALPDREAVEAFRERGEHGEREERD, via the coding sequence ATGTCACCCCCTCGCGTCCTCGTCGCGGGCGAGACGCTGATCGACCTCCTGCCCGAGCGCAGCGGGCCGCTCGACCGGGTCGAGCGGTTCGTCCGTCGCCCCGGCGGCGCGCCGGCGAACGTGGCCGTGGCGCTCGCCCGACTGGACGAGGTGCCGTGGTTCTGGACGCGCCTCGCGACGGATCCGCTCGGCGACTTCCTCGGGCGGACGCTCGACGCCGAGGGGCTTCCCGAGCGGTTCGTCGAGCGCGACGCCGACGCGAGGACGACGCTCGCGCTCGTCACGCACGACGAGGCCGCCGTCCCCACCTTCTCCTTCTACCGTGCGGAGGGACCCGACGCCCGGTTCGAGACGGGCACCGTCCCGGACGACGCGCTCGACGCCGTCGACTGGGTCGTCTTCGGCGGCGTCGTCCTCTCGACGGACGCGGGGCGGCGGGCGCTGCTCGACCTCGTCCGCCGCGCCCGCGAGCGCGACTGCACCGTCGTCTTCGACCCGAACGCCCGCCCGGAGCTGTGGGACGAGGGGGCGTTCGAGCGGACCATCGACGAGGTGCTCCCCCTCGTGGACGTGGTGAAGGCCAGCCCGGACGACCTCGAACTGGCCGGGTTCGACGCCGGCGTCGAGCCGGAGGCGCTCGCCCGCGCGGTCTGCGAGCGCGGCCCGCACACGACCTTCCTCACGCTCGGCGGCGACGGCTCGCTCGCGATCGCTGCCGACGGCGCACCGTGGGGTCCCGCGGAGCGCGCACACCCCGGGTACGCGGTCGACGTCGTCGACACCACCGGTGCGGGCGACGCCTTCCTCGCGGGGACGGTCGCCGCGCTCGCCGAGGGGCGGTCGCTCGAGGAGGTGCTCGGGTTCGCCAACGCGGTCGCCGCGCGGACGACGACGGGATCGGGCGCGATGACCGCCCTCCCCGACCGTGAGGCGGTCGAGGCGTTCCGCGAGCGCGGGGAGCACGGGGAGCGCGAGGAGCGGGACTGA
- a CDS encoding sugar phosphate isomerase/epimerase family protein has translation MDIGVLTVPLGDESLDDALAYLSDIGVGAVELGCGGFPGQDHVDREALLDDDDAQAALRETLDEHDLRVSALATHNNPLHPDEERAERADAELREAIRLADQLDVEAVTCFSGLPAGGPNDEVPNWVTAPWPGEHADAHDYQWEVATDYWSDLAPHAADHDVHVAIEMHPNMLVYEPTGLLRLREATNEHVGANFDPSHLYWQGIDVLAAIRLLGERDAIHHVHAKDTRVYDSVSREKGVLDTTPYTEEADRSWLFRTVGYGHGEAHWKDVVSTLRMVGYDGALSIEHEDSLTSSREGLEKAVELLQRAVFETTPGDAYWAE, from the coding sequence ATGGACATCGGCGTACTCACCGTTCCGCTCGGCGACGAATCGCTCGACGACGCGCTCGCGTACCTCTCGGACATCGGGGTCGGCGCGGTCGAACTCGGCTGCGGCGGCTTCCCCGGCCAGGACCACGTCGACCGGGAGGCGCTGCTCGACGACGACGACGCGCAGGCCGCCCTCCGCGAGACGCTCGACGAACACGACCTCCGCGTGAGCGCGCTCGCGACGCACAACAACCCGCTCCACCCCGACGAGGAGCGCGCGGAGCGCGCTGACGCCGAACTGCGCGAGGCGATCCGCCTCGCCGACCAGCTCGACGTGGAGGCGGTCACGTGCTTCTCGGGGCTACCCGCGGGCGGCCCGAACGACGAGGTGCCCAACTGGGTCACCGCGCCCTGGCCGGGCGAACACGCCGACGCCCACGACTACCAGTGGGAGGTCGCCACCGACTACTGGTCGGACCTCGCTCCCCACGCCGCCGACCACGACGTGCACGTCGCCATCGAGATGCACCCGAACATGCTCGTCTACGAGCCGACGGGGCTGCTGCGCCTGCGCGAGGCGACCAACGAGCACGTGGGCGCGAACTTCGATCCCTCGCACCTCTACTGGCAGGGCATCGACGTGCTCGCGGCCATCCGCCTGCTCGGCGAGCGCGACGCCATCCACCACGTCCACGCCAAGGACACCCGCGTCTACGACTCCGTCTCGCGAGAGAAGGGCGTCCTCGACACGACGCCCTACACCGAGGAGGCCGACCGCTCGTGGCTGTTCCGGACGGTGGGCTACGGCCACGGCGAGGCCCACTGGAAAGACGTCGTCTCCACCCTCCGCATGGTCGGCTACGACGGCGCGCTCTCCATCGAACACGAGGACTCGCTCACCTCCTCGCGCGAGGGTCTCGAGAAGGCCGTCGAACTGTTACAGCGCGCCGTCTTCGAGACCACCCCCGGCGACGCCTACTGGGCCGAGTAG
- a CDS encoding M24 family metallopeptidase, translating to MSPDAGVDWRKRTDRLDAYLDAHGLEAVWFARPNGFAWLTGGDNVVDRAGDVGVAAAGYDGDGLTVVTDTIEAPRLRDEELPADAEVVAFDWYADDLAGAVADASPTPAAADFPVPDSGFETVDASALRQPLAAADVERYRALGRDAAEVVEAVCRACEPDDTERAVAARLRGDLAARGIDSPVALVGGAERAGRYRHYTPKPVELGGYALVSVTAERGGLFASCTRTVAFDPPAWLSERHRAAMRVEASALATTRRVGREGGTAGDVFAAVRRAYDEVGFDGEWKRHHQGGAAGFAGREWIATPDSRATVELPMAYAWNPTVQGAKSEDTTLVTADGFEVLTRTGDWPNEAVESVGGDATIERHLPLERS from the coding sequence ATGAGTCCGGATGCCGGCGTCGACTGGCGCAAGCGGACGGACCGCCTCGACGCCTACCTCGACGCGCACGGCCTCGAAGCGGTCTGGTTCGCCCGCCCGAACGGGTTCGCGTGGCTCACCGGCGGCGACAACGTCGTGGACCGCGCGGGCGACGTCGGCGTCGCGGCCGCGGGCTACGACGGCGACGGCCTGACCGTCGTGACGGACACGATCGAGGCCCCGCGCCTGCGGGACGAGGAACTCCCTGCCGACGCCGAGGTCGTCGCGTTCGACTGGTACGCCGACGACCTCGCGGGGGCGGTCGCGGACGCGAGTCCGACGCCCGCCGCCGCCGACTTCCCCGTCCCCGACTCCGGCTTCGAGACGGTCGACGCGAGCGCGCTCCGGCAACCGCTCGCGGCCGCGGACGTCGAGCGCTACCGGGCGCTCGGTCGCGACGCGGCCGAGGTCGTCGAGGCGGTCTGCCGGGCGTGCGAACCGGACGACACCGAGCGCGCCGTCGCGGCCCGCCTCCGGGGGGACCTCGCCGCGCGTGGGATCGACTCGCCCGTCGCGCTCGTCGGCGGGGCGGAGCGCGCGGGGAGGTACCGCCACTACACGCCGAAGCCCGTCGAACTGGGCGGCTACGCGCTCGTCTCGGTCACCGCCGAGCGCGGCGGCCTGTTCGCCAGTTGCACCCGGACGGTCGCGTTCGACCCGCCCGCGTGGCTGTCCGAGCGCCACCGCGCCGCGATGCGCGTCGAGGCGTCCGCGCTCGCGACGACCCGGCGCGTCGGGCGCGAGGGCGGCACCGCGGGCGACGTCTTCGCCGCCGTGCGGCGCGCCTACGACGAGGTCGGGTTCGACGGCGAGTGGAAACGCCACCACCAGGGCGGGGCCGCCGGCTTCGCGGGCCGGGAGTGGATCGCCACGCCCGACAGCAGGGCGACCGTCGAGCTACCGATGGCCTACGCCTGGAACCCGACGGTGCAGGGCGCGAAGAGCGAGGACACGACGCTCGTGACGGCCGACGGCTTCGAGGTGCTCACCCGGACCGGCGACTGGCCGAACGAGGCGGTCGAGTCCGTCGGGGGCGACGCGACGATCGAACGACACCTGCCGCTCGAGCGCTCCTGA
- a CDS encoding ABC transporter ATP-binding protein — protein MATVTLNEVTKRYQDVVAVDDMNLDIRDGEFLTLVGPSGCGKSTTMEMIAGLTIPSGGEVHIGDREVTNLPPKDRGVAMVFQNIALFPHMNVYENISFGLRLRDYDKEEIDRRVNRAVETVQLEGMLERMPDELSGGQRQRVAIARAIVRNPDAFLMDEPLANLDAKLRVHMRTELQRLHRELETTTIYVTHDQAEAMTMSDRIAVIDGGQLQQLAPPLTCYNEPANLFVAGFIGSPSMNFVEGVFEGDRFASSTLSVAVDSTVEVPEGTSVTLGVRPEDVYRVEQADDVDSPSDVVQARTDVLEPMGDEIFVTLIVEGEGEEGTELLMSVSPDSDLTEGQQIDVVLDRSKVHLFDTESGEALVHGVTRSPEVAADGGDD, from the coding sequence ATGGCAACAGTCACACTCAACGAAGTCACGAAACGCTACCAGGACGTCGTCGCGGTCGACGACATGAACCTCGACATCCGGGACGGCGAGTTCCTCACGCTCGTCGGTCCCTCCGGGTGCGGGAAGTCGACCACGATGGAGATGATCGCCGGCCTCACCATCCCCAGCGGTGGCGAGGTGCACATCGGCGACCGGGAGGTGACGAACCTCCCGCCGAAGGATCGCGGGGTCGCGATGGTGTTCCAGAACATCGCGCTGTTCCCCCACATGAACGTCTACGAGAACATCAGCTTCGGGCTCCGCCTGCGCGACTACGACAAGGAGGAGATCGACCGCCGGGTCAACCGGGCCGTCGAGACCGTCCAACTCGAGGGGATGCTCGAACGGATGCCCGACGAGCTGTCGGGCGGCCAGCGCCAGCGCGTCGCCATCGCCCGCGCCATCGTGCGTAACCCCGACGCGTTCCTGATGGACGAGCCGCTCGCGAACCTCGACGCGAAGCTGCGCGTCCACATGCGGACCGAACTCCAGCGCCTCCACCGGGAACTGGAGACGACCACCATCTACGTCACCCACGACCAGGCGGAGGCGATGACGATGTCCGACCGCATCGCCGTCATCGACGGGGGGCAGCTCCAGCAGCTCGCCCCGCCGCTCACCTGCTACAACGAGCCGGCGAACCTGTTCGTCGCGGGCTTCATCGGCTCGCCCTCGATGAACTTCGTCGAGGGCGTCTTCGAGGGCGATCGCTTCGCCTCGTCGACGCTCTCCGTGGCCGTCGACAGTACCGTCGAGGTACCCGAGGGGACGTCGGTCACCCTCGGCGTCCGCCCGGAGGACGTCTACCGGGTCGAGCAGGCGGACGACGTCGACTCGCCCTCCGACGTCGTTCAGGCGCGGACGGACGTGCTCGAACCGATGGGCGATGAGATATTCGTCACGCTTATCGTAGAGGGCGAGGGCGAAGAGGGTACGGAGCTACTCATGAGCGTCTCACCCGACAGCGATCTCACCGAGGGTCAGCAGATCGACGTCGTCCTCGACCGGTCGAAGGTCCACCTCTTCGACACCGAGAGCGGCGAGGCGCTCGTCCACGGCGTCACCCGCTCGCCCGAGGTGGCCGCGGACGGAGGTGACGACTGA
- a CDS encoding Gfo/Idh/MocA family protein, which produces MNTSTNTEPHVPPRIGLIGLGSIGHIHAEHLQTLASEGVVELVGGMDIASEACERFENRFGVRAYENPDDLYETVDAVIIATPNRFHEEYAVSAFESGLDVFLEKPLAHNLRSAERIAKAAEKADGIGMVGFLNRFNDAVRVFKHYQRQGRFGEVTHVEANYVRRRGVPGRGSWFTNKEISGGGALVDIGVHAIDLALYLLSFPEVDELTGVTRSQFGGHEDYTYLEMWGEDGEGVFDVDDSASAFIRCADDRTVSLEVAWATNRPPTTEFVVQGTEGGATLDLDGNITIYEASNGGAPHFADSEIATRRLPAMRSELRAFLSAVAHDEPPKLNTVEEALVVQRVLDGIYRSSEGGGAVSLRENPISASD; this is translated from the coding sequence ATGAACACGAGCACGAACACAGAACCACACGTACCGCCCAGAATTGGCCTCATCGGCCTCGGAAGCATCGGTCACATCCACGCGGAGCACCTGCAAACGCTCGCCAGTGAGGGGGTCGTCGAACTGGTAGGGGGTATGGACATTGCCTCGGAGGCGTGCGAGCGCTTCGAGAACCGCTTCGGCGTCCGAGCCTACGAGAACCCGGACGACCTCTACGAGACCGTCGACGCCGTCATCATCGCGACGCCGAACCGCTTCCACGAGGAGTACGCCGTCAGCGCGTTCGAGTCGGGGCTGGACGTCTTCCTCGAGAAACCCCTGGCGCACAACCTCCGGAGCGCCGAGCGCATCGCGAAGGCCGCGGAGAAGGCCGACGGGATCGGGATGGTCGGCTTCCTCAACCGGTTCAACGACGCGGTCCGCGTCTTCAAGCACTACCAGCGACAGGGCCGATTCGGCGAGGTGACCCACGTCGAGGCCAACTACGTCCGACGGCGCGGCGTCCCCGGTCGCGGCTCCTGGTTCACCAACAAGGAGATCTCGGGCGGCGGCGCGCTCGTCGACATCGGCGTCCACGCGATCGACCTCGCGCTCTATCTGCTCTCCTTCCCCGAGGTCGACGAGTTGACCGGCGTGACCCGCTCGCAGTTCGGCGGCCACGAGGACTACACCTACCTAGAGATGTGGGGCGAGGACGGCGAGGGGGTGTTCGACGTGGACGACTCCGCGAGCGCGTTCATCCGCTGTGCCGACGACCGGACGGTGTCGCTCGAGGTCGCGTGGGCGACCAACCGCCCGCCGACGACCGAGTTCGTCGTCCAGGGGACGGAAGGCGGGGCGACGCTCGACCTCGACGGCAACATCACCATCTACGAGGCGAGCAACGGCGGCGCGCCCCACTTCGCCGACTCCGAGATCGCCACGCGCAGGCTCCCCGCGATGCGCTCTGAACTCCGGGCCTTCCTCAGCGCCGTCGCCCACGACGAACCCCCCAAGCTCAACACCGTCGAGGAGGCGCTCGTCGTCCAGCGGGTACTCGACGGGATCTACCGCTCCTCCGAGGGCGGCGGGGCCGTCTCCCTTCGGGAGAACCCCATCTCGGCCAGCGACTGA